A single window of Leptospira wolffii serovar Khorat str. Khorat-H2 DNA harbors:
- a CDS encoding glycosyltransferase family 39 protein yields the protein MVIILFLLVFFAFAYFTSIFLKTKGFVKPLSRNATSVTVTALIIGSISLFLVIFDSYKIAYVILILFFLSVAACVSLFFLKISPFLNPMSGFGKSKDLPASIALFFLVFVSAYLYFFFPTEYIKGDRDHGVYVVYGSQIQKTGGLDFNDPNYEDLHKILGDNIVHGYQSIEPNSKFHSGSLSPRFYPLYPTFLALASDLFGIDGAIRVNSVFGILSVIFIFLIVRRLIGPWGALVAAAFCALNPAQLWNVRTTLSETLGQLLIIFSAYLALDFFRKNKSWMFFAGVVLGLSSFNRIDSLIYFPAIVLFIAYLLFMRKKYLTKGLYFLFGFTILSALGILYGLTNSKPYILYLWNAKPLLKLTLLCAGSLLFLIALLGLSYFEMGRAFVEKVRSIILKNLLILRILIFATLFSLVCFANFVQPKISARFALDDISFFYKNGFLFFQFYVPFALIVIGIFGLDFLSFRKKYSGAWIFLLLGSFLSFTYLYEPSVMADHFWASRRWVLFSVPFVCIMGVVGIYSFPVKTSFVKWILIFSTIIGYSYHLYKRDKLILFERMYSEYSEEFERLTSSLPEEKAIYFTKKEDIASPLRYISGKNTYLIHRVRPFLQRVNPLLEAGWNVYLIDQDFHLKDENVSLEKVERIRLNGNFPMDTINRYPDLILRRKLQYQVYKIDPKKENDRVSQNTFSVGPEDFVYDAEPVISDKKNPDNRFDKIVAYDFYLAGRSKEKYRAEFIGNSLDKAKFSVTANQSSFLILSESRGTGDGRKVSVEFMLEDKPADDIQIRIHSTKAHPATLESLNLRRVP from the coding sequence TTGGTAATTATTTTATTTCTTCTAGTCTTTTTTGCATTCGCATATTTTACCTCGATTTTTCTCAAAACCAAAGGTTTCGTAAAACCTCTTTCCAGAAACGCAACATCAGTAACCGTAACGGCGTTAATCATAGGTTCCATCTCTCTATTTCTCGTAATTTTCGATTCCTATAAGATCGCATATGTGATTCTGATTTTATTCTTTTTGTCCGTCGCAGCTTGCGTTTCCTTATTCTTTCTAAAAATCAGCCCTTTCCTAAATCCAATGTCAGGGTTCGGTAAATCGAAAGATTTACCGGCGAGTATCGCGCTATTCTTTCTGGTATTCGTATCCGCCTACTTATACTTCTTTTTTCCGACCGAATACATCAAAGGCGATCGGGATCATGGAGTATATGTCGTATACGGAAGCCAGATCCAAAAAACGGGCGGTCTTGACTTCAACGATCCCAATTACGAGGACCTGCATAAGATCTTAGGGGATAATATCGTTCACGGTTACCAGTCAATCGAACCGAATTCGAAATTCCATTCAGGATCCCTTTCCCCGCGGTTTTACCCTTTGTATCCGACCTTTTTAGCGTTAGCGTCGGATTTATTCGGAATCGACGGAGCCATTCGGGTGAATTCCGTTTTCGGAATACTTTCGGTTATTTTCATATTTCTGATCGTAAGAAGACTGATCGGACCTTGGGGTGCCCTGGTAGCCGCCGCTTTTTGCGCTCTAAACCCGGCACAATTGTGGAATGTACGCACCACACTCTCCGAGACCCTGGGCCAATTATTGATCATTTTCTCCGCTTACTTAGCTCTGGATTTCTTTCGAAAGAATAAGTCGTGGATGTTTTTTGCCGGAGTCGTCCTTGGCCTTAGCAGCTTCAATAGGATCGACAGTTTAATCTATTTTCCGGCAATCGTACTATTCATCGCATATCTACTTTTCATGAGAAAGAAATACCTTACGAAGGGATTGTATTTCCTTTTCGGGTTTACGATTCTTTCCGCTCTGGGGATTCTTTACGGACTTACCAATTCCAAACCATATATTTTATATCTTTGGAATGCTAAACCTCTCCTGAAGCTGACCCTTTTATGCGCCGGCTCCTTACTTTTCCTGATCGCCCTACTCGGGCTTTCTTATTTCGAAATGGGTCGAGCCTTTGTGGAAAAAGTCAGGAGTATAATCCTTAAAAATCTCCTCATTCTTAGGATTCTTATTTTTGCGACCCTGTTTTCTTTAGTATGCTTTGCCAATTTCGTTCAACCTAAGATCAGCGCCCGCTTCGCTTTGGACGATATTAGTTTTTTCTATAAGAACGGCTTCCTATTCTTCCAATTCTACGTTCCTTTCGCACTGATCGTAATCGGCATCTTCGGATTGGATTTTCTCTCGTTCCGAAAAAAGTATTCGGGAGCCTGGATATTCCTACTTTTAGGATCCTTTCTCTCTTTCACTTATTTATACGAACCTAGCGTTATGGCCGATCATTTTTGGGCTTCCAGACGTTGGGTCTTATTCTCCGTACCTTTCGTATGTATCATGGGGGTTGTGGGAATTTATTCCTTCCCCGTAAAAACCTCGTTCGTCAAATGGATCCTGATTTTTTCGACAATTATAGGATATTCCTACCATTTGTATAAACGGGACAAGCTGATCCTGTTCGAAAGAATGTATTCCGAATATTCGGAGGAATTCGAAAGGTTAACTTCCTCCCTTCCTGAAGAAAAAGCGATCTACTTCACGAAGAAAGAGGATATTGCAAGCCCTCTTCGTTATATTAGCGGAAAAAATACGTATCTTATCCACAGAGTGCGGCCCTTCCTACAGAGAGTAAATCCTCTTTTGGAGGCTGGCTGGAACGTTTACTTGATAGATCAGGATTTTCATCTCAAAGATGAAAACGTCTCTTTGGAAAAAGTGGAGAGGATACGACTGAACGGTAATTTTCCGATGGATACTATAAACCGTTATCCGGATTTGATATTGCGCAGAAAATTACAATACCAGGTTTATAAAATCGATCCCAAAAAAGAGAACGATCGGGTATCTCAAAATACTTTCTCCGTCGGCCCGGAAGATTTTGTTTACGATGCGGAGCCTGTGATATCGGATAAAAAAAATCCGGATAACCGTTTCGATAAGATTGTGGCTTACGATTTTTATCTGGCAGGAAGGTCGAAGGAAAAATATAGAGCGGAATTCATCGGAAATTCCCTGGACAAGGCGAAATTCAGCGTCACTGCAAACCAGTCTTCCTTCTTAATTTTATCGGAATCCCGAGGAACCGGGGACGGTCGTAAAGTCAGCGTTGAATTTATGCTGGAAGATAAGCCGGCGGATGATATCCAAATTCGCATCCATTCCACAAAAGCTCATCCGGCAACTCTAGAATCCTTAAATTTACGTCGCGTTCCTTGA
- a CDS encoding acyl-CoA dehydrogenase family protein, giving the protein MKGAGEMRADLYNPTEDHLSLRENVSAFAKENLDSQAKDHDDEEKFNKDLFRRLGSELGIFGVTVPQEEGGMGLDPVASVIIHEEFSAYDPGFTLSYLAHEVLFVNNFFHSGNSSQRAKYMPKVLSGEWIGGMGMTEPGAGTDVLGMSTVAVKRGDRYVLNGIKQFITNGNVGQVFLIYAKTHKDSRRTTSFIVESSYPGFSVGKKEEKMGMRSSPTTQLVFENVEVPAENLIGQEDGALTHMMRNLEIERVTLAAQSLGIAKRCVEIMCEYSILHREAFDKKLIDFGQIQRLVAESYADYLAARALVYDVASKIHPENRNSLGAASAKLVATQMAERVSRNAIQVLGGYGYCREYPVERLHRDAILLSIGGGTNEAMQKNIAADLKKVYTTSA; this is encoded by the coding sequence ATGAAAGGAGCCGGAGAAATGAGGGCCGATCTTTATAACCCGACGGAGGATCATCTTTCTCTTCGGGAGAATGTGAGCGCGTTCGCCAAGGAAAATTTGGATTCGCAGGCGAAGGATCACGACGACGAGGAAAAATTCAACAAGGATCTATTTCGCAGACTCGGTTCCGAATTAGGGATCTTCGGTGTCACCGTCCCTCAGGAAGAAGGGGGCATGGGGTTGGACCCGGTAGCGAGCGTGATCATCCATGAAGAATTCTCCGCATACGACCCGGGATTCACACTTTCCTATCTTGCCCACGAAGTTCTGTTCGTGAATAATTTCTTCCATAGCGGCAATTCTTCCCAAAGGGCGAAGTATATGCCTAAGGTCCTTTCCGGAGAATGGATCGGAGGCATGGGTATGACCGAACCCGGAGCGGGGACCGACGTACTCGGAATGTCTACAGTAGCCGTGAAAAGAGGGGACCGTTACGTTCTGAACGGAATCAAACAGTTCATTACGAACGGAAACGTAGGACAGGTTTTTCTAATATACGCAAAAACTCATAAAGATTCCCGTAGGACCACTTCTTTCATCGTGGAAAGTTCCTATCCCGGTTTTAGCGTGGGTAAAAAAGAGGAGAAGATGGGGATGAGATCCTCTCCTACCACCCAGTTAGTATTCGAGAATGTGGAAGTGCCGGCAGAAAACCTTATCGGGCAGGAAGACGGGGCCCTCACGCATATGATGCGAAACCTGGAGATAGAAAGAGTGACTCTGGCCGCTCAATCCTTGGGGATCGCTAAAAGATGCGTGGAGATCATGTGCGAATATTCCATTCTTCACAGAGAGGCGTTCGATAAGAAGCTAATCGACTTCGGACAGATCCAACGTTTGGTCGCGGAGTCATATGCAGATTATCTGGCGGCCCGGGCCTTGGTTTACGATGTCGCCTCCAAGATTCATCCGGAAAACAGGAATTCTTTGGGCGCCGCCTCGGCCAAGTTAGTCGCTACTCAGATGGCGGAGAGAGTTTCCCGAAACGCAATTCAGGTATTGGGGGGCTACGGTTATTGCCGGGAATATCCTGTGGAAAGGTTGCATAGGGATGCGATTCTTCTCTCTATAGGAGGAGGAACGAACGAGGCGATGCAGAAGAATATCGCTGCGGACCTGAAAAAGGTCTACACCACCTCAGCCTGA
- a CDS encoding electron transfer flavoprotein subunit beta/FixA family protein, translated as MKIIVLVKQVPDTETNIKVGDKSINEAGIKWIISPYDEFAIEEGLRLREKNGGEVIAVSLGPDRVQESLRQAYAMGADRAVQIKVDNYVPFDTVLTAELIANFAKSENADVIIGGRQSIDSDSSQVVIQVAEALGIAHIAFAVSLEISGTTVKSTKEVEGGTQVVETSLPVAITAQKGLNEPRYPNLKGLMAAKKKPIETKTPADLGNPASKVEVVGLEPPPPRIPGRKLEAADAKGYAEQLVKALREEAKVI; from the coding sequence ATGAAGATCATCGTTTTAGTGAAACAGGTGCCTGACACCGAAACGAATATCAAAGTCGGGGACAAGTCCATCAACGAAGCCGGAATTAAATGGATTATCTCTCCGTACGATGAATTCGCAATTGAAGAAGGTCTTAGACTGCGTGAGAAAAACGGAGGAGAGGTCATCGCTGTTTCTCTCGGTCCGGACCGCGTCCAAGAATCCTTACGCCAAGCTTACGCTATGGGAGCGGACCGTGCCGTTCAAATCAAAGTAGACAATTACGTTCCTTTCGATACGGTTCTAACCGCAGAACTCATCGCCAATTTTGCAAAATCAGAAAATGCAGACGTCATCATCGGCGGACGCCAATCTATCGACAGCGACAGCTCTCAAGTCGTTATCCAAGTAGCGGAAGCACTCGGAATCGCTCATATTGCATTCGCAGTTAGCCTAGAGATCAGCGGAACTACCGTTAAGTCCACTAAAGAAGTGGAAGGCGGAACTCAGGTTGTGGAAACTTCTCTTCCTGTTGCAATCACCGCTCAAAAAGGCCTGAACGAACCTCGTTATCCTAACCTGAAAGGGTTGATGGCGGCTAAAAAGAAACCGATCGAAACTAAAACTCCTGCGGACCTGGGCAACCCGGCAAGCAAAGTGGAAGTTGTAGGATTGGAGCCACCTCCACCACGTATTCCAGGACGTAAATTGGAAGCTGCGGACGCAAAAGGTTACGCAGAGCAGCTGGTCAAAGCGCTTCGCGAAGAAGCTAAGGTTATCTAA
- a CDS encoding electron transfer flavoprotein subunit alpha/FixB family protein, translating to MSNVLIVGELKDGELKKISKEITSAGRKIADALGGKVTALLIGSGVEKFAGDLGAVGADSVVTVNAGDFNAETWANLVAGVVKDKNPSVILLPHTSQGKDYSPRLAVKVGAGIIADVVGLSVDGGKVVAKKPIYSGKAYGNFKITSPIGIFTIRPNSQEVVQKAGAGAAEAASPAAGDAKVKIVSSDLSGGNKVQLAEASIIVSGGRGIKGPENWPVLQGLADVLGAALGASRAAVDAGWISHSHQVGQTGKTVSPNCYIACGISGAIQHLAGMGSSKYIVAINKDGDAPIFKVATYGVVGDLFEVVPALTDEFKKVLG from the coding sequence GTGAGCAACGTATTAATCGTAGGCGAACTCAAAGACGGAGAACTCAAAAAGATCTCCAAAGAAATCACTTCTGCGGGCCGCAAAATCGCGGATGCCCTCGGAGGAAAAGTTACCGCTCTTCTGATAGGATCCGGAGTTGAAAAATTCGCAGGAGACCTCGGAGCGGTAGGTGCGGACAGCGTAGTTACCGTTAATGCAGGCGACTTCAACGCTGAAACTTGGGCTAATTTAGTAGCCGGAGTAGTTAAGGACAAGAATCCTTCCGTGATTCTTCTTCCTCACACTTCCCAAGGTAAGGACTATTCTCCTCGCCTTGCGGTGAAAGTAGGCGCGGGGATCATCGCCGACGTAGTCGGTCTTTCCGTAGACGGAGGAAAAGTCGTAGCTAAGAAGCCGATCTACTCCGGAAAAGCTTACGGTAATTTCAAAATTACCAGCCCGATCGGAATTTTCACTATCCGCCCGAACTCCCAAGAAGTAGTTCAAAAAGCGGGAGCTGGCGCTGCAGAAGCGGCTAGCCCGGCAGCCGGAGATGCAAAAGTTAAGATCGTTTCTTCCGATTTAAGCGGTGGAAACAAAGTCCAATTGGCAGAAGCCTCCATTATCGTATCCGGCGGACGCGGTATCAAAGGGCCTGAAAACTGGCCTGTTCTCCAAGGCTTGGCTGACGTTTTAGGTGCTGCATTGGGAGCTTCCCGTGCGGCTGTAGACGCCGGCTGGATTTCTCATAGCCATCAAGTGGGTCAAACCGGTAAAACCGTTTCCCCGAACTGCTATATCGCCTGCGGAATTTCCGGAGCGATCCAGCACTTGGCCGGAATGGGATCCTCTAAGTATATCGTTGCGATCAATAAGGACGGAGACGCTCCGATCTTCAAAGTGGCTACCTACGGAGTCGTGGGAGACCTTTTCGAAGTCGTTCCGGCCCTGACCGACGAGTTTAAAAAAGTACTTGGATAA
- a CDS encoding CapA family protein, producing MIKRIYNKNIKFQKVLFLSFLLAFSVPCSPQSVQLTSGGPSPVKIVAVGDIMSHQTQIDSAYSKECDCWEFSEVFQEVAPIISEADLAVGNLETTLPGDPKQYTGYPQFGAPDSLAKAIKDIGFDVLSTANNHSCDKGKLGVVRTVSVLEDLGIKHLGTYRTKEEYDKNRILPVSVGDLNLVFLDYTYGTNGLEIPAGTVVNLIDKELIAADIALAKKSKPDGIVVMYHFGTEYLHEPDPFQVEMVDHAFQSGADIVLGGHPHSLQRFGKKIVKDKFGLEKERFFIYSLGNFISGQDRRYVDGGIILKFSLSKEDGKLTVSDINYEPVWVYIDRTGSKTQFRLLPVRKYLSNDQPRKLPENAFLRMKQFYKDTTDRLGNPK from the coding sequence ATGATAAAAAGGATCTATAATAAAAATATAAAATTTCAAAAGGTCCTTTTTCTTTCTTTTTTACTGGCTTTTTCGGTTCCCTGTTCTCCGCAGAGCGTTCAGTTAACTTCCGGCGGACCCTCGCCGGTTAAAATCGTAGCAGTGGGGGATATCATGTCCCACCAAACCCAAATCGATTCAGCTTATAGTAAAGAATGCGATTGCTGGGAATTTTCCGAAGTCTTCCAAGAAGTAGCTCCTATCATCTCCGAGGCGGATCTCGCCGTGGGAAACTTGGAAACCACTCTTCCGGGAGATCCTAAACAATATACCGGATACCCACAGTTCGGGGCGCCGGATTCTTTAGCTAAAGCGATCAAAGACATAGGGTTCGATGTTCTTTCCACGGCAAATAACCATTCCTGCGATAAGGGCAAATTGGGAGTGGTTCGCACCGTATCCGTGTTGGAGGACTTGGGTATCAAACATCTCGGGACCTACAGAACTAAGGAAGAATATGATAAAAATAGAATATTGCCGGTTTCCGTCGGAGATCTGAATCTCGTATTTTTGGATTATACTTACGGAACCAACGGCTTGGAGATCCCCGCCGGAACGGTGGTAAATCTAATCGATAAGGAATTGATCGCGGCGGATATCGCCCTGGCTAAAAAGTCCAAGCCGGATGGAATCGTGGTCATGTACCATTTCGGGACCGAATATCTGCATGAGCCGGATCCTTTTCAAGTCGAGATGGTGGATCATGCTTTTCAATCGGGAGCGGATATCGTATTAGGCGGTCATCCTCATTCTCTCCAAAGATTCGGAAAGAAGATCGTGAAGGACAAGTTCGGTCTGGAAAAAGAAAGATTCTTCATCTATTCTTTGGGAAATTTCATTTCGGGCCAGGACCGTCGTTATGTGGACGGAGGGATCATCCTAAAATTCTCCCTGTCCAAAGAAGACGGAAAGCTAACGGTTTCCGATATCAATTACGAACCCGTATGGGTTTACATTGATAGAACGGGAAGTAAAACGCAATTTCGTCTTTTGCCTGTACGAAAGTATTTATCGAACGACCAACCTCGTAAACTTCCCGAGAACGCTTTTCTGAGAATGAAACAGTTCTATAAGGATACTACAGATAGATTGGGAAATCCAAAGTAG
- a CDS encoding MarR family winged helix-turn-helix transcriptional regulator — translation MAKSASKKPTRTEIHESLSMTMREMSSISTLFSQAVADKVGINSTDMESGDFLNIYGPMTAGKLAELTGLTTGAVTGVIDRLEKARFARRVPDPDDRRKVLVEPLPDRILEILEYFQPMKDGVETVLSQYSVEDLVKFRDLCQKLIAVSRTGLGKLKQ, via the coding sequence ATGGCCAAATCTGCAAGTAAAAAACCGACCCGGACGGAAATTCATGAATCCCTCTCCATGACGATGCGGGAGATGAGTTCGATTTCCACCCTCTTCAGCCAAGCGGTAGCCGATAAGGTCGGAATCAATAGTACGGATATGGAATCGGGGGACTTCCTGAATATCTACGGTCCTATGACTGCTGGGAAATTGGCGGAGCTGACCGGATTGACCACAGGAGCTGTAACCGGCGTCATAGACCGGCTGGAGAAGGCCAGATTTGCCAGAAGAGTGCCCGATCCGGATGATCGGAGAAAAGTCTTAGTGGAACCTCTGCCGGATCGGATTCTGGAGATTTTAGAATATTTCCAACCTATGAAGGACGGAGTGGAGACCGTACTTTCCCAATATTCCGTGGAGGATCTCGTAAAGTTTCGAGACCTTTGCCAGAAACTGATCGCTGTTTCCAGAACGGGCCTCGGAAAGTTAAAACAATAA
- a CDS encoding LIC_10091 family lipoprotein, whose product MKKIRTRRRDSETQLTKGRVFLSLVAVLLTLLFAESCSSFQNSQSSHSKGRISLDRDDLVLTETDPPPADRHLHADHYPASNERRLDLFKSRVEGLGGGYVGVGTDQNLTLIAWAKSDYAYLTDFDPVTVSINRIHLYFLELAPNYAEFEKLWDVKNKKETLGVLEKRFSTDPEYNVIIKSYEIALRKGGVPQRLGDLHKISKVYPQFTSFHNDTKDYEFLRQMVLDGRILAVDGNLLGGKTFKSVAEKSERLGIPIRILYTSNAEEYFRYPEGMKNNFLNLYSDSKSLVVRTVTKGARVYGFPDGEMFPKEYPFHYNIQPLENFKTWLKNENPLSTTRILKSRTPVVKGFSVIENLPDSPAAKSTAQGGDKK is encoded by the coding sequence ATGAAAAAAATAAGAACGAGAAGAAGGGACTCGGAAACCCAACTTACAAAAGGGAGAGTTTTCCTCTCTCTGGTTGCGGTCCTTCTTACCCTGTTATTCGCGGAGTCCTGTTCCTCATTCCAAAATTCCCAATCCTCCCATTCTAAAGGTAGGATCTCTCTAGACCGTGACGATTTGGTCCTTACCGAAACCGATCCTCCTCCTGCGGATAGACATTTGCATGCGGACCATTATCCCGCTTCTAACGAAAGACGACTGGATTTATTCAAATCCAGAGTGGAAGGTCTCGGTGGAGGTTATGTAGGAGTAGGAACCGATCAGAATCTGACCTTGATTGCATGGGCAAAGAGCGATTACGCCTATCTTACGGACTTCGATCCTGTAACGGTTTCCATCAATCGTATCCATCTGTATTTTCTGGAGTTGGCTCCCAATTACGCGGAATTCGAAAAATTATGGGATGTGAAGAATAAGAAGGAAACTCTGGGGGTATTGGAAAAACGATTCTCCACCGACCCGGAATATAACGTAATTATAAAATCCTATGAAATTGCTCTCAGAAAAGGGGGAGTTCCCCAAAGATTGGGGGACTTGCATAAGATTTCCAAGGTTTATCCTCAGTTTACTTCTTTTCATAATGACACGAAAGACTACGAGTTTTTGAGACAAATGGTTTTGGACGGTCGGATTCTGGCGGTGGATGGAAACTTGCTCGGGGGAAAAACCTTCAAATCCGTAGCGGAAAAGTCGGAAAGACTAGGAATTCCGATCCGCATTCTATATACCTCCAACGCGGAGGAATACTTCCGTTATCCGGAAGGAATGAAGAATAATTTTCTGAATCTATACTCTGACTCCAAGAGCTTAGTCGTAAGAACGGTTACCAAGGGAGCTAGAGTATACGGTTTCCCGGACGGAGAGATGTTCCCGAAAGAATATCCGTTTCACTATAATATCCAGCCTCTGGAGAATTTCAAGACCTGGCTGAAGAACGAAAATCCGTTGTCCACTACTCGTATCTTGAAAAGTAGAACTCCAGTGGTAAAAGGATTTTCCGTAATCGAAAATCTTCCGGACAGTCCCGCCGCAAAATCGACGGCTCAGGGCGGAGATAAAAAATAG
- a CDS encoding glycerate kinase encodes MRYNRILIAPDKFKGTLSATRAARAMCSGVRFAWGDAVQVVELPLADGGEGSLVALHSLRPKLNLQAEILPDAGGLKRSVCYLTGETDAYFESARLLSLNFRGNRRLPLLDRTSSGLGRWVCHMLTLQKRELFLFLGGTAVCDGGLGILLELGFQLLDGKGNPVHSLRNLPNARRLVSPAAFTSIGANIKMLSDVTNPLLGPMGAPKLFAPQKGATQSDVALLEDGLEQLSRLWAEFAEQSDSNWPAGVGAGGGIALPFLGMAKKQTTLGSGSLFFLEESGLADMIRPGDLVLTGEGRTDAGTLAGKLVDAVVHLCRKVGADCLVVSGAVADRDKLDAANYPKTIAVSTDGSVPSRKAAADELSRAVTRALSVMK; translated from the coding sequence ATGCGCTATAACCGTATCCTCATTGCACCCGACAAATTCAAAGGAACTCTTAGTGCAACGCGTGCCGCAAGGGCAATGTGTTCAGGTGTTCGCTTTGCCTGGGGTGACGCGGTCCAGGTGGTCGAACTCCCTCTAGCGGATGGTGGAGAGGGGAGTCTTGTTGCTCTTCACTCGCTGCGACCAAAGCTGAATCTTCAGGCAGAAATCCTCCCCGATGCAGGAGGGCTCAAGCGCTCTGTTTGTTATCTCACTGGCGAGACCGATGCTTACTTTGAATCCGCGCGACTACTTTCGTTAAACTTTAGAGGGAATCGCCGACTTCCTCTTCTCGACAGAACGAGCAGTGGCCTTGGGCGTTGGGTTTGCCATATGTTGACCTTGCAAAAAAGGGAGTTGTTTTTGTTTCTCGGAGGCACGGCAGTATGCGACGGTGGACTAGGAATCTTACTTGAATTAGGATTTCAGCTATTGGATGGCAAAGGTAACCCGGTGCATTCTCTTCGAAATTTGCCGAATGCGCGGAGACTCGTATCTCCTGCCGCATTTACCTCGATAGGAGCCAATATCAAAATGCTTTCGGATGTAACCAATCCTCTATTGGGTCCGATGGGCGCTCCCAAATTGTTTGCCCCTCAGAAAGGAGCTACGCAAAGCGATGTGGCTTTATTAGAAGATGGACTCGAGCAACTCTCCCGTTTGTGGGCTGAATTCGCCGAACAAAGTGACTCAAATTGGCCGGCCGGAGTCGGTGCAGGAGGTGGAATTGCGCTTCCTTTTCTTGGAATGGCAAAAAAGCAGACAACGCTCGGCTCGGGCTCTCTTTTCTTTTTGGAGGAATCCGGATTGGCCGACATGATCCGTCCGGGTGATTTGGTCCTAACCGGGGAAGGCAGAACAGATGCAGGCACCTTGGCAGGTAAGCTCGTAGATGCAGTAGTCCACCTCTGCCGTAAGGTTGGAGCGGACTGTTTGGTTGTCAGCGGAGCCGTGGCCGATCGAGACAAGTTAGACGCAGCCAATTATCCAAAGACAATAGCTGTTTCAACCGATGGTAGTGTGCCGTCACGTAAAGCAGCAGCTGATGAGCTTTCTAGAGCCGTTACACGAGCTCTATCCGTGATGAAATAA
- a CDS encoding LIC10362 family protein produces the protein MLYSVVLTLICASTFFLGLRGLAPASKNLDGIRETIESSFSSPLLASSWIWFLFLLSFLLLPFFWGLTFLLKTDWNVVVIIAGLFWVYFWSRTLILFR, from the coding sequence ATGCTATATTCTGTCGTATTAACTTTGATCTGCGCGAGTACCTTTTTCTTAGGCCTCCGAGGATTAGCTCCCGCTTCCAAAAATCTAGACGGGATACGGGAGACCATCGAGTCCTCCTTCTCCTCTCCCTTACTCGCTTCTTCTTGGATTTGGTTCCTTTTTCTTTTATCTTTCCTTCTACTTCCTTTCTTTTGGGGCCTGACCTTTCTATTAAAAACGGACTGGAACGTGGTAGTGATTATAGCCGGGCTTTTTTGGGTCTATTTTTGGAGCAGAACACTCATTCTGTTCCGATAG
- a CDS encoding alkene reductase, which produces MNRLYTNYLLGKNWLKNRIVMAPMTRSRSIGNVPNDLVAEYYTQRSGAGLIVTEGVSPSPNGLGYARIPGIFNQEQAQAWKKATDGVHRNQGRIFVQLMHSGRVGNPLNLPAGAELVAPSAVGLEGNVWTDAEGNQPYSVPREMNASDIKNTIQEYVNASKLAIEAGFDGVELHGANGYLIEQFLHPSANKRNDEYGGSYQNRNRFAVEVAKAVVQAIGAEKVGIRLSPYGVFNGLENHDEIEKQYEDLAISLGKIGLVYIHIVDHSSMGAPKPTETVVNTIRKEYKSGNPKGTYILSGGYDPARAESDLEKGNADLIAFGRPFISNPDLVERFQNGIPLTEADQSTFYTPGEKGYTDYPTAALFGAKG; this is translated from the coding sequence ATGAATCGACTATATACGAACTATTTACTCGGAAAAAACTGGCTCAAGAACCGGATCGTCATGGCCCCAATGACACGATCTCGGTCGATCGGTAACGTTCCGAACGATCTAGTAGCGGAATATTATACCCAAAGGTCCGGAGCAGGACTCATCGTAACGGAGGGAGTTTCCCCTTCTCCTAACGGACTGGGATACGCTCGGATTCCGGGGATTTTTAACCAAGAGCAGGCACAGGCTTGGAAGAAGGCGACAGACGGAGTGCATCGTAACCAAGGCCGTATATTCGTGCAATTGATGCATTCGGGAAGAGTGGGAAACCCACTCAATTTACCGGCAGGCGCCGAGTTAGTCGCTCCTTCTGCAGTTGGACTCGAAGGAAATGTTTGGACGGATGCGGAAGGAAACCAACCTTATTCCGTTCCGAGAGAAATGAATGCTTCCGATATCAAAAATACGATCCAAGAATATGTAAACGCATCCAAGCTCGCGATCGAAGCAGGATTCGATGGAGTGGAACTTCACGGAGCCAACGGATACCTGATCGAACAGTTCCTACATCCTTCCGCAAATAAACGAAACGACGAGTACGGTGGAAGTTACCAAAACCGAAATCGCTTCGCGGTCGAAGTCGCTAAGGCAGTAGTGCAAGCCATAGGCGCGGAAAAGGTGGGGATCCGCCTCTCTCCCTACGGAGTCTTTAACGGCTTGGAAAATCACGACGAAATCGAAAAGCAGTACGAAGATCTCGCGATTTCTTTAGGAAAAATAGGCCTCGTTTATATCCATATCGTGGACCATTCCTCTATGGGAGCGCCTAAGCCGACCGAAACCGTTGTAAATACGATTCGCAAGGAATACAAGTCGGGAAATCCGAAAGGCACCTATATTCTTTCCGGCGGATACGATCCGGCTCGTGCGGAATCCGATTTGGAAAAAGGAAACGCGGATCTCATCGCCTTCGGTCGCCCTTTCATTTCCAATCCGGATCTGGTGGAAAGATTCCAAAACGGAATTCCTCTTACCGAAGCGGACCAATCTACCTTTTACACTCCTGGAGAAAAAGGCTACACGGATTATCCGACTGCGGCTCTATTCGGCGCGAAAGGTTAA